The Candidatus Paceibacterota bacterium genome includes the window GTTCAATCCCTCCGTCTCCACCAATTAAGTGAATAAAAACTTGAGTATTCAAAAAACACCAATAAACCATCAAATAAGGGCAAAAGAAGTCAGAGTCATAAAAGAAGACGGGACCCAGCTTGGAGTAATGGCTCTTGGAGAAGCCATAAAAATAGCAAGAGAAAGCAATCTTGACCTTATTCAAGTTACAGACAAAGTCCTTCCGCCCGTTTGTAAAATAACCGATTACGGAAAATATCTTTACGAGCAAAAAAAGAAAGAAAAATCTGCAAAAGCAAAAACTAGCGAAATTAAGGGAATAAGGCTGAGCTTTGGAATATCCGACCATGATTTAAGAATAAGAGCCAA containing:
- the infC gene encoding translation initiation factor IF-3 codes for the protein MSIQKTPINHQIRAKEVRVIKEDGTQLGVMALGEAIKIARESNLDLIQVTDKVLPPVCKITDYGKYLYEQKKKEKSAKAKTSEIKGIRLSFGISDHDLRIRANAAKKFLEKGDKIRIEMRLKGRQKGLTDFAKEKAGKFIEILKELTPIKIEREIKIEPRGITSVISSEPKKNEAKN